In Nostoc sp. GT001, a genomic segment contains:
- a CDS encoding response regulator, giving the protein MNVLRFLLLEDSLLDTELAQMILTEGGINCELIRVETGADFLAALETEAFDLILADYALPSFDGISALEIARNRCPEIPFIFVSAVLGEELAIEALKNGATDYVLKQRLGRLVPSVQRALREAKERRKRKQAEESLQKSEAKYRRIVDTSYEGIWMIDSKTRTEFVNQRISQMLGYPAEEIIGRSIFDFMDLADDIADREKLGWFKGEESDLKEGRLLCQDGSYIWTLISARAILNEQGECLGAIAMLTDITDRKRSESERDRLLQLEQIARAEAEAANRIKDEFLAVLSHELRSPLNPILGWAKLLQSRKFDEESLNKALKTIERNAKLQAQLIEDLLDVSRILQGKLSLNTIPVDLVSTIEGAIETVHLAAEAKTIQIETMLDPTVGKVLGDSARLQQVFWNLLSNAVKFTETEGKVNVRLERIDAQAQITVSDTGKGIHPDFLPHVFDYFRQGDSTTTRRFGGLGLGLAIARHLIEMHGGRIWAESLGEDKGAIFTVRLPLIKDSAKIKDDTNTDSSTAVFSSSPLMGLQVLVVDDNDDTRDFFSFVLEQFGAIVTAVASGYEALQALTQSKPDILLSDIGMPEMNGYMLMQQVRTLEAKVGAKKIPAIALTAYAGEINQQYALRAGFQQHIVKPVAPEELLVAISNLVQST; this is encoded by the coding sequence ATGAATGTCCTGCGTTTCCTCCTTTTGGAAGACAGCTTGTTAGATACAGAGCTTGCCCAAATGATATTAACCGAAGGGGGAATTAATTGCGAACTGATCCGAGTCGAAACTGGTGCTGATTTCCTCGCGGCTTTGGAAACAGAGGCTTTCGATTTAATTCTTGCCGATTATGCCTTGCCCTCTTTTGATGGAATTTCTGCCTTGGAAATTGCCCGGAATCGTTGTCCTGAGATTCCTTTTATCTTTGTCTCTGCCGTACTGGGTGAAGAATTAGCGATCGAAGCTTTGAAGAACGGTGCAACCGATTATGTATTAAAGCAACGACTAGGGCGGTTAGTTCCCTCGGTGCAACGCGCATTGCGGGAAGCTAAGGAGCGGCGTAAGCGCAAGCAAGCAGAGGAGTCTTTACAAAAGAGTGAAGCCAAGTATCGCCGAATTGTTGATACCTCTTATGAGGGAATCTGGATGATTGACTCCAAAACCCGAACAGAGTTTGTGAATCAGCGGATATCTCAGATGTTAGGTTATCCGGCAGAAGAAATAATCGGTCGTTCTATATTTGATTTTATGGATCTGGCTGATGATATCGCAGATCGAGAGAAACTGGGGTGGTTCAAAGGAGAAGAGAGCGATCTCAAAGAAGGGCGATTGCTTTGCCAGGATGGTTCGTACATCTGGACACTGATTTCTGCAAGAGCGATTTTGAACGAACAGGGTGAGTGTTTAGGTGCGATCGCTATGCTAACTGATATCACCGATCGCAAACGCAGCGAATCAGAACGCGATCGCCTTTTACAACTAGAGCAAATAGCTAGGGCGGAAGCTGAGGCTGCTAACCGCATCAAAGATGAGTTTTTGGCGGTACTTTCTCATGAATTGCGATCGCCTTTGAATCCGATTCTCGGTTGGGCAAAACTATTGCAGAGCCGGAAATTTGACGAGGAATCGCTCAACAAAGCACTAAAAACTATTGAGCGCAATGCCAAATTACAAGCTCAACTAATTGAAGACTTACTAGATGTTTCTCGCATCCTCCAAGGCAAACTTAGCCTCAACACGATCCCAGTCGATCTGGTATCCACCATTGAAGGCGCAATAGAAACAGTGCATTTGGCAGCAGAGGCTAAAACTATTCAGATTGAGACAATGCTCGATCCAACTGTGGGGAAAGTTTTGGGCGATTCAGCCCGCTTACAGCAAGTTTTCTGGAATCTTCTCTCGAATGCCGTCAAGTTTACTGAGACTGAGGGAAAAGTAAATGTGCGATTGGAGCGCATCGACGCTCAAGCGCAGATTACTGTCAGCGATACAGGTAAAGGCATTCACCCTGATTTTCTACCTCATGTATTTGATTATTTCCGTCAAGGTGATAGTACAACAACTAGAAGATTTGGTGGATTAGGGTTAGGTTTAGCGATCGCTCGTCACTTGATTGAGATGCACGGCGGAAGGATTTGGGCTGAAAGTCTTGGCGAGGACAAAGGAGCAATCTTCACTGTGAGATTGCCGCTGATCAAAGACAGTGCAAAAATCAAGGATGACACAAATACTGATTCCTCAACTGCCGTTTTTTCCTCCTCTCCCCTCATGGGTTTACAAGTGCTGGTTGTGGATGACAATGATGATACCCGCGACTTTTTCAGCTTTGTGCTGGAACAGTTTGGTGCGATCGTCACCGCAGTAGCATCAGGATATGAAGCATTACAAGCGCTAACCCAGTCAAAGCCAGATATCTTACTCAGCGATATTGGGATGCCAGAAATGAACGGCTATATGCTGATGCAACAGGTGCGGACTCTCGAAGCAAAAGTCGGAGCAAAAAAGATACCTGCGATCGCTCTGACTGCTTATGCAGGCGAAATAAATCAGCAATACGCACTAAGAGCAGGATTTCAACAGCACATTGTTAAACCTGTAGCACCAGAGGAATTGCTTGTGGCGATTTCTAACTTAGTCCAATCTACTTAG
- a CDS encoding pentapeptide repeat-containing protein, whose product MSSKKTDALLNWLITLTAVFGCSLTVIFFALSNIKELSIQEKIQYRNQALTTTAIVFLASAAMFNTYYAARRAQAMQKSAIASEKNLEIGLQNAKLNQDRLIAERFMGAIAQLGHEKVETRTGAIYALERVAQDFPQEHWTIMEILTAFVRENAPIQHVKGEQQQPEYQGVIYSSRRRGGSRPTPQLEQNLHEEFPKIRTDIQAALTVIGRRNLLEDPKDQKLDLRNTDIRQADLLKTNLQQADLRGADLSGADLRGADLSGCDLSGAKLIRSILYETKLIKASLYGANLCWANLNRTNLSGANLRSANLSGASLRAANLQGANLYKANLQQATLKVANLSGAKLFLANLQGAKLGKANLYQTGLIGANLCGANLNGANLSGANLNAAKLHQTEVYFANLSEASLTEADLYQANLIGANLYRATFYQANLTQANMMGANFSQANLNDVKLEGTILTGAKNLELQQIREALGDRTTRLPDYIEAPAHWRQLG is encoded by the coding sequence ATGTCTTCTAAAAAGACAGACGCTCTTTTGAATTGGTTGATAACTTTAACAGCTGTATTTGGCTGCTCGTTGACTGTAATTTTCTTCGCCTTGTCCAATATTAAAGAATTGTCAATTCAAGAAAAAATCCAGTATAGAAACCAAGCTTTAACAACTACTGCAATAGTTTTTTTGGCATCGGCAGCAATGTTTAATACTTATTATGCAGCAAGGCGTGCCCAAGCGATGCAGAAGAGTGCGATCGCATCTGAGAAAAACTTAGAAATTGGCTTGCAAAACGCCAAACTCAATCAAGACAGATTGATTGCGGAGCGCTTTATGGGCGCAATTGCCCAGCTTGGACATGAAAAGGTGGAAACCCGAACAGGTGCAATTTATGCTTTAGAAAGGGTTGCTCAGGATTTTCCTCAAGAACACTGGACAATTATGGAAATTCTCACAGCCTTTGTGCGAGAGAATGCACCCATCCAGCACGTAAAAGGCGAGCAACAACAGCCGGAATATCAAGGAGTAATTTACTCAAGTCGGCGTCGAGGTGGGTCGCGTCCGACACCACAGTTGGAGCAAAATCTCCATGAAGAATTCCCCAAAATACGCACCGATATTCAAGCAGCCCTGACTGTTATTGGTAGGCGTAATTTACTTGAAGACCCAAAAGATCAAAAACTTGATTTACGTAACACCGACATTAGACAAGCAGACTTGCTAAAAACCAACCTGCAACAAGCTGACCTGCGTGGGGCTGACTTGAGTGGGGCTGACCTGCGTGGGGCTGACTTGAGTGGATGTGACCTGAGTGGCGCTAAACTCATTAGGTCGATTCTTTATGAAACCAAATTAATAAAAGCTAGTTTATATGGAGCCAACCTTTGTTGGGCTAACCTGAATCGTACTAATCTCTCTGGAGCCAACCTGCGTTCAGCCAACCTCTCTGGTGCAAGTCTGCGTGCTGCTAATTTACAAGGGGCGAACCTTTATAAAGCTAACTTGCAACAAGCGACCTTAAAAGTCGCTAACCTTTCTGGAGCAAAGTTGTTTTTAGCTAATTTGCAAGGAGCAAAATTGGGTAAAGCCAACCTGTACCAAACCGGTTTGATTGGTGCTAACCTCTGTGGGGCTAACTTAAATGGAGCTAACCTTTCTGGGGCTAATTTGAATGCAGCCAAACTCCACCAAACAGAAGTTTATTTTGCCAACCTCTCAGAAGCTAGTTTAACGGAAGCTGACTTATATCAGGCTAATCTGATTGGAGCAAACCTCTATAGGGCAACCTTTTATCAAGCTAACCTAACTCAGGCAAACATGATGGGAGCTAACTTTTCACAAGCTAACCTCAATGATGTCAAACTGGAAGGGACTATTTTGACAGGAGCGAAAAACTTAGAGTTACAGCAGATTAGAGAGGCACTTGGTGATCGCACCACTCGCCTACCTGATTATATCGAAGCACCCGCACACTGGCGGCAATTGGGTTAA
- a CDS encoding pentapeptide repeat-containing protein has protein sequence MSFIKTNGLTTLLAFVSVIFILSFTLIILFFENIQGFSNQEKIEYITQALTTIAIIIGGLALILNAYYTSRLSLDENHSLLTQLLAGTIAWDNNIVNCINQTQLTPQEIVSERFSKAIEQLGNEKIETRFAAIYALERIAKDSPKDHWTIMEILAAFIRENAPVNREYEDESLQSSKLPTDIQTALTVIGRRDSSKDPVNQKLDLRNTDLCNADLTEANLSRAIFVGANLQWVNFTRVNLSEADLSVTCLCGSILYEANLQKAILPEANLQGAVLRKANLSQAILYDANLEGTVLCDANLTGAVLCDANLEGAILCDANLEEVNFEGSNLQDTNLIGSNLQGAKLAGANLDSALLSTANLQGANLQEANLCGANLSGSENVESQQIEQAIGDRTTILPENLKIPQHWR, from the coding sequence ATGTCTTTCATAAAGACCAATGGACTCACGACTTTGTTGGCATTTGTCTCAGTTATATTTATTTTATCATTCACTCTAATTATATTATTTTTTGAAAATATTCAAGGATTTTCAAATCAAGAAAAAATTGAATACATCACTCAAGCATTAACAACCATTGCCATCATTATTGGGGGATTGGCATTAATTCTTAATGCTTACTATACCTCTAGACTCTCTCTGGATGAGAATCACAGCTTGTTAACGCAACTGCTGGCTGGAACAATAGCTTGGGATAACAATATAGTAAATTGTATCAATCAGACACAACTAACTCCACAAGAAATTGTTTCTGAACGCTTTTCTAAAGCAATTGAACAACTGGGAAATGAAAAGATTGAAACGCGATTTGCCGCAATTTATGCTTTAGAACGAATTGCCAAAGATTCTCCGAAAGATCATTGGACAATCATGGAAATCCTCGCTGCTTTTATCCGCGAGAATGCCCCAGTGAATAGGGAATATGAGGATGAGTCGCTGCAATCATCAAAACTTCCTACAGATATTCAAACAGCCTTAACTGTGATTGGCAGACGCGATTCATCTAAAGATCCAGTCAATCAGAAACTCGATTTACGCAATACAGACCTCTGTAATGCAGACTTAACGGAAGCTAACCTCTCTAGAGCAATTTTCGTCGGGGCTAACTTGCAATGGGTCAATTTTACCAGAGTAAACCTCTCGGAAGCAGACTTATCTGTTACCTGTCTTTGTGGCTCAATCCTCTATGAAGCCAACCTGCAAAAAGCAATCCTCCCAGAAGCCAATCTTCAAGGCGCAGTTCTTAGAAAAGCGAACCTTTCTCAAGCCATCCTTTACGATGCCAACTTGGAAGGCACAGTTCTTTGTGATGCCAACTTAACAGGAGCAGTTCTTTGTGATGCCAACTTGGAAGGAGCAATCCTTTGTGATGCGAACTTGGAAGAAGTCAACTTTGAGGGTAGCAATCTCCAAGATACAAACCTAATTGGCAGTAACTTGCAAGGGGCAAAACTTGCTGGTGCTAATCTAGACAGTGCATTACTGAGTACAGCTAACCTCCAAGGAGCTAATCTCCAAGAAGCTAACCTTTGTGGAGCAAACTTGAGCGGCTCGGAAAACGTAGAATCACAGCAGATTGAACAGGCAATTGGCGATCGCACAACAATCTTACCGGAAAACTTGAAAATACCCCAACATTGGCGGTAA
- a CDS encoding response regulator translates to MKELKRILLIEDSANDAELILAALSENHLANEVVVVRDGEEALDYLYRRGLFRLRMEGYPVVVLLDLKLPKVDGLEVLAQLKSDAVMRVIPIVVLTSSREEPDLVRCYELGVNAYVVKPVDYHDFVDSIKGVGLFWAVLNQPPVGALPPAPHPQKESN, encoded by the coding sequence ATGAAAGAACTGAAGCGAATTCTGCTAATTGAAGACAGTGCCAACGATGCAGAGTTAATCCTAGCCGCTTTGTCAGAAAACCATCTCGCCAATGAAGTAGTGGTAGTACGTGATGGTGAAGAAGCACTAGATTATCTTTATCGCCGGGGGTTGTTCCGGTTGCGAATGGAAGGATATCCTGTTGTTGTGCTACTCGATTTGAAGCTGCCTAAAGTCGATGGGTTAGAAGTGCTGGCACAACTCAAATCTGACGCTGTAATGCGAGTAATTCCCATCGTGGTACTGACTTCTTCCCGCGAGGAACCGGATTTAGTTCGCTGCTACGAGTTAGGGGTGAATGCTTATGTTGTGAAGCCAGTAGATTACCATGATTTTGTCGATTCTATTAAGGGTGTCGGCCTATTTTGGGCAGTACTCAATCAGCCTCCTGTTGGTGCTTTACCGCCAGCGCCTCATCCTCAAAAGGAGAGCAACTGA
- a CDS encoding helix-turn-helix transcriptional regulator — MSVTKRLEILDLIRELRQQLNLSQKQFAAKVGVSFKTVNHWKNGHTVPSWIALKLIEEMLRKMGEPGKRLLNQYFPEAE; from the coding sequence ATGTCTGTAACAAAGCGGCTGGAAATTTTAGATTTAATTCGGGAACTTCGTCAGCAGCTCAATCTTTCTCAGAAACAGTTTGCTGCTAAAGTAGGAGTCTCCTTCAAAACAGTCAACCATTGGAAGAATGGGCATACAGTCCCTTCATGGATAGCGCTAAAACTAATAGAAGAAATGTTACGGAAGATGGGTGAACCCGGCAAAAGACTGCTAAATCAGTATTTTCCAGAAGCAGAGTAG
- a CDS encoding FAD-dependent oxidoreductase, with the protein MTITTQQNMQPIVKNLVLIGGGHSHAIVIKMFGIKPLTGVRLILITTASETAYSGMLPGHIAGFYSHNECHIDLQPLANFAQVQLYIDTVVDLDLKNNKVLCANGLAVDFDVLSIDIGSTPAILSVSGAAEYAIAAKPVSQLLEHWYELIAAVSKNPQEPIRIAIVGGGAGGVELALSMQSYLHRILHETQQPIQNLEIHLFQRGQELMPNYHQSVRHQLQQVLTDRGIKLNLGETVCKIAPTTQNEAKEVFEIKCESGLTVECNKIFWVTQASAPEWLKNAGLGTDEQGFILVEDTLQSQTHPRVFASGDIATMVNHPRPKAGVFAVKQGKPLFENLQGILLGKSLKPYVPQKQYLSLIGTGNGRAIATKGMFTLPPHKLLWHYKDWIDRRFMERFRFE; encoded by the coding sequence ATGACTATTACAACTCAGCAAAATATGCAACCAATAGTTAAAAATCTGGTGTTAATTGGTGGCGGTCACAGCCATGCTATTGTTATAAAAATGTTCGGTATCAAACCGTTAACAGGAGTACGTTTGATACTGATTACCACAGCATCAGAGACAGCCTACTCTGGGATGTTACCAGGACATATTGCCGGATTTTACAGCCACAATGAATGCCATATTGACTTGCAACCCTTGGCGAACTTTGCTCAAGTACAATTGTATATTGACACGGTAGTTGACCTTGACTTAAAAAACAACAAAGTTCTTTGTGCTAACGGACTTGCGGTAGATTTTGATGTGCTGTCTATTGATATTGGCAGCACTCCAGCCATACTGTCTGTATCAGGTGCGGCAGAATATGCGATCGCAGCTAAACCAGTATCGCAGCTATTAGAGCATTGGTATGAACTAATTGCAGCCGTAAGTAAAAATCCTCAAGAACCAATTAGGATTGCGATCGTAGGCGGTGGCGCGGGCGGTGTAGAATTGGCGCTATCGATGCAATCTTATTTACATCGGATTTTGCATGAAACTCAACAACCTATTCAAAACCTAGAAATTCATTTATTCCAACGCGGACAAGAACTGATGCCTAATTATCATCAATCAGTGCGGCATCAACTTCAGCAAGTTTTAACTGACCGAGGTATTAAGTTAAATCTGGGAGAAACTGTGTGTAAAATTGCACCTACAACCCAGAATGAAGCTAAAGAAGTATTTGAAATTAAATGTGAATCTGGTTTGACAGTAGAGTGCAATAAAATTTTTTGGGTAACACAAGCATCAGCACCCGAATGGTTAAAAAACGCTGGACTAGGAACTGATGAGCAAGGTTTTATTTTGGTAGAAGACACATTGCAATCTCAAACGCACCCGCGGGTATTTGCATCTGGTGATATTGCTACAATGGTAAATCATCCACGTCCGAAAGCTGGGGTATTTGCTGTTAAGCAAGGTAAACCTTTGTTTGAGAATTTACAGGGAATTTTATTAGGTAAGTCGCTCAAACCTTATGTACCACAGAAACAATATTTGAGTTTAATTGGTACGGGAAATGGAAGAGCTATTGCAACAAAAGGTATGTTCACTTTACCACCTCACAAACTCTTGTGGCATTACAAAGATTGGATTGACCGCCGCTTCATGGAACGCTTTCGCTTTGAATAA
- a CDS encoding pentapeptide repeat-containing protein, with protein sequence MKNISSKTPIQLSKIFLRIPVFQEKVKQNQHHSLKRRLIRASEQLGNNTIEISLAIINDLEQIAYSYPQHHWRVVDILTTFVRKNAPHMPQKEVTSNLSTKIRVDIQAALTVIARRDANKDPVNKQLDLSFTDMRGANLKGANLQQTNLYQANLAGANLYQANLAGAILSAANLEGANLYLANLEGAILSAANLEKANLSGANLHRASLYLASLHGAILYNTILDGANLRETKFSE encoded by the coding sequence ATGAAAAATATTTCATCAAAAACTCCTATTCAGCTATCAAAAATATTCCTGCGGATACCAGTTTTCCAGGAAAAAGTTAAACAGAATCAGCATCATTCTCTAAAACGACGCTTAATAAGAGCAAGCGAACAGCTAGGAAATAACACTATAGAAATCAGTCTAGCTATAATTAATGATTTAGAACAAATTGCCTATAGTTATCCACAGCACCACTGGAGGGTCGTAGACATTCTTACTACTTTTGTACGAAAAAATGCTCCTCATATGCCCCAGAAGGAAGTAACGAGTAACCTGTCAACAAAAATTCGTGTAGATATTCAAGCCGCCCTGACTGTTATTGCCAGAAGAGATGCAAACAAAGACCCAGTAAATAAGCAACTTGATTTGAGCTTCACGGATATGAGAGGAGCAAACTTGAAAGGGGCGAATCTACAACAGACAAATCTCTATCAAGCTAATCTCGCTGGAGCCAATCTCTATCAAGCTAATCTAGCGGGGGCAATACTTAGTGCAGCTAATTTAGAAGGAGCTAATTTATATCTAGCGAACTTAGAAGGAGCAATCCTTAGTGCTGCCAATCTAGAGAAAGCTAACCTTTCTGGAGCTAACCTGCATCGTGCTAGTTTATATCTAGCTAGCTTGCATGGAGCAATTCTATATAACACCATACTTGATGGAGCAAACCTCAGAGAAACCAAATTTTCTGAGTAA
- a CDS encoding PAS domain S-box protein, producing MSRKARASESQNIFSGNREKGAFIREKLLHYGVAFLSVALALRATLLLNPYLTSTPGALFFGAVMVSAWYGGLGPGLLATLLSTFAVNYFFFKPLYPQNITDPNILVPLVVFMLTAGLISWLNESHRTAQRQAEANLKSLRESEARFGRLTESNIIGVIVADLNGLIVEANDAFLKMLNYTREDLRSGRIRWGEIVPLEYIEVSERGIQELTITGSCKPFEQEYIRKDGSLVPVLLGFAKQGDRTIIGFVLDLSERKQAEAEAQHRSHQAEVAQSILQMLLEHVPEGITIAGGPPDFPIIANSKLAQELLGRPSESLVGISSESYVQLYGLFLADGVTPLTLEQLPLYRATRYGETICDEECIIERPDGTTITVIANVVPIRDSQGEIIGAIDCWRDITNRKLIEEALRQRETELRLITDTLPVLITFVDSEQRYRFNNRAYQDWFGHSTVEVYGKHLWEVLGESAYEVLRPYVEQVLAGEQVTFESEIPYKDGGTRYINAIYIPQFNRQGIVEGYAALITDISERHRVEAALRESESRFRQMADIAPVLIWMSGTDKLCNYFNKPWLDFTGRTLESEMGNGWTEGIHPDDFQRCLDTYTNAFDARQKFQMEYRLRRNDYEYHWVFDTGVPRFAPTGEFLGYIGSCVDIHDRKLAEKALRDSEERYRILTEVSPQAIWMGDVYDGLRLRNGGITYCNQYWLDFTGLTMEQTTGYGWIYAIHPDDRDRVFKSSMQAIANATNYEIEVRFRQVSDGSYRWHIVRGLPFRDQSGQIIKWVGIASDIHDRKVAEAALQQLNEMLEQRIQERTAQLEAANKELESFSYSVSHDLRAPLRHIAGFVELLQKRHSSTSLDQTSQRYLKIIAETAKQAGILIDELLTFSRMGRTEMRYTKLNMEELVEEVKRDLIAETPGRTIHWQIKPLPEAQGDPSMLRLVLRNLIGNAVKYTQTQNPAEITVGSIDNENEVVFFVQDNGVGFNMQYVHKLFGVFQRLHSDPQFEGTGVGLANVQRIIHRHNGRVWAEAVVGSGATFYFSLPKLSQKESK from the coding sequence ATGAGTCGTAAGGCGAGGGCATCTGAATCCCAAAACATCTTTTCTGGCAATAGAGAGAAGGGCGCATTCATCCGGGAGAAACTCCTGCACTATGGTGTTGCTTTCCTATCCGTTGCCTTAGCACTGCGGGCAACTCTACTACTCAATCCATATCTTACTTCAACGCCTGGGGCGCTGTTTTTTGGTGCGGTGATGGTGAGTGCCTGGTACGGGGGCTTAGGACCAGGGTTACTTGCAACCCTTTTGTCTACTTTTGCAGTTAATTACTTCTTTTTTAAGCCACTCTATCCGCAGAACATTACAGATCCGAATATTTTAGTTCCCTTGGTAGTGTTCATGCTGACAGCAGGGTTAATCAGCTGGCTTAATGAATCACACCGCACAGCCCAACGGCAAGCTGAGGCGAATCTGAAGTCACTACGCGAAAGCGAGGCTCGATTTGGTCGCTTAACAGAATCCAATATTATTGGGGTAATTGTGGCCGACCTCAACGGCTTAATTGTTGAAGCCAATGATGCCTTTTTAAAAATGCTCAATTATACCCGCGAGGATTTGCGCTCTGGTCGAATCCGCTGGGGGGAGATTGTTCCACTCGAATATATTGAGGTGAGCGAGCGAGGGATTCAAGAACTGACAATTACTGGGAGTTGTAAGCCCTTTGAACAGGAATACATCCGCAAAGACGGCTCTCTAGTTCCTGTTCTACTTGGTTTTGCTAAACAGGGAGACCGGACAATCATTGGTTTTGTTCTTGACTTGAGCGAACGCAAACAAGCCGAAGCAGAAGCCCAGCATCGCTCCCACCAAGCAGAAGTTGCTCAGAGCATCCTGCAAATGCTCCTAGAACACGTCCCAGAGGGAATTACGATCGCTGGCGGCCCCCCTGATTTCCCAATCATCGCTAACAGCAAACTCGCGCAAGAGCTTTTGGGTAGACCAAGTGAATCTCTCGTTGGCATATCTTCTGAGTCTTATGTTCAGCTCTACGGTCTGTTCCTAGCTGATGGTGTAACGCCCCTTACCTTAGAGCAACTACCTTTATACCGTGCTACGCGCTATGGCGAAACGATCTGCGATGAAGAATGCATCATTGAACGTCCAGATGGTACTACAATTACAGTGATCGCCAATGTCGTGCCAATTCGCGATTCCCAAGGTGAGATTATTGGTGCCATAGATTGCTGGCGCGATATCACCAACCGTAAACTCATAGAAGAAGCACTGCGCCAACGAGAAACAGAACTTCGTTTAATTACAGATACGCTGCCAGTTCTGATTACCTTTGTAGATTCAGAACAACGCTACCGCTTCAACAACCGAGCATATCAAGATTGGTTTGGGCATTCGACGGTAGAAGTTTATGGGAAACATCTTTGGGAAGTATTGGGTGAATCTGCTTATGAAGTGCTTCGTCCTTATGTGGAACAAGTGCTAGCAGGAGAGCAGGTTACTTTTGAAAGTGAAATTCCTTATAAAGATGGTGGGACACGTTACATTAATGCCATTTACATTCCCCAATTTAATAGACAGGGAATTGTTGAAGGGTATGCGGCGTTAATCACTGACATCAGCGAACGGCATCGGGTAGAAGCTGCGTTGCGCGAAAGTGAATCGCGATTTCGCCAGATGGCAGACATTGCTCCCGTACTGATTTGGATGTCCGGCACTGACAAACTTTGTAACTACTTTAATAAACCCTGGCTAGATTTTACCGGGCGAACTCTGGAGTCAGAGATGGGCAATGGGTGGACTGAAGGTATTCATCCTGATGATTTTCAGCGTTGCTTGGATACATATACCAATGCTTTTGATGCCCGACAAAAATTTCAAATGGAATATCGCCTCAGACGCAATGATTACGAATACCATTGGGTTTTTGATACTGGTGTACCTCGGTTTGCACCAACGGGGGAGTTTCTCGGCTATATCGGCTCTTGTGTTGATATCCACGATCGCAAGTTAGCAGAAAAAGCGCTACGTGACAGTGAGGAGCGATACCGAATTTTAACCGAAGTCTCACCACAGGCTATTTGGATGGGCGATGTCTACGACGGGCTACGCCTACGCAATGGTGGTATTACCTATTGCAATCAATACTGGTTAGATTTCACCGGACTGACAATGGAGCAGACCACTGGCTACGGCTGGATTTATGCCATTCACCCCGATGACCGCGATCGTGTCTTTAAAAGTTCGATGCAAGCTATTGCTAACGCGACCAATTACGAAATAGAAGTTCGCTTCCGTCAAGTTTCTGATGGTAGCTATCGTTGGCATATTGTCCGGGGTTTACCATTTCGAGATCAAAGCGGACAGATTATCAAATGGGTGGGCATCGCCAGCGACATTCACGATCGCAAGGTTGCCGAAGCCGCCTTGCAACAACTCAACGAAATGCTAGAGCAACGAATTCAAGAGCGCACTGCCCAACTCGAAGCCGCCAATAAAGAACTCGAATCCTTCTCTTACTCAGTCTCTCACGACTTGCGGGCACCGCTGCGCCACATCGCCGGATTTGTCGAATTACTTCAGAAGCGCCATAGCTCAACAAGCTTAGATCAAACAAGTCAGCGCTATTTGAAAATAATTGCCGAAACTGCCAAACAGGCAGGAATACTAATCGATGAATTGCTGACATTTTCTCGGATGGGGCGCACCGAAATGCGCTACACCAAACTCAATATGGAGGAATTGGTAGAAGAAGTAAAACGCGACTTGATTGCAGAAACTCCAGGACGCACAATCCATTGGCAGATAAAGCCACTGCCAGAAGCGCAGGGCGATCCCTCCATGCTGCGGCTGGTGCTTCGTAACCTGATAGGCAATGCCGTAAAATATACCCAGACTCAAAACCCAGCAGAAATTACTGTTGGAAGTATTGACAATGAAAACGAAGTTGTCTTTTTTGTACAAGATAACGGCGTAGGCTTTAATATGCAATATGTACACAAGCTATTCGGAGTATTTCAACGCCTGCATAGCGACCCACAATTTGAAGGCACTGGTGTTGGATTGGCAAACGTGCAACGCATTATTCATCGGCATAATGGTCGAGTTTGGGCAGAGGCTGTAGTTGGCAGTGGCGCCACCTTTTATTTCTCGCTGCCTAAATTATCCCAGAAGGAGAGTAAATGA